One region of Nitrospirota bacterium genomic DNA includes:
- a CDS encoding trypsin: YLWARHRIKTLGDYERLDHGDERKQEITRLGLTYNLLTAYTSFVAVDDVVRNATGKVTKIKLPLPLPQGVSNNAVGGDVSTVPEPETYLLISIIGVMFLYMGWKHFRKMAPERWR; this comes from the coding sequence GATACCTCTGGGCGAGACATCGCATCAAGACCTTGGGTGATTACGAACGGCTGGACCACGGGGATGAGCGCAAGCAGGAGATAACCAGGCTGGGACTTACGTATAACCTGCTCACGGCGTATACGTCCTTTGTCGCGGTGGACGACGTGGTAAGAAATGCGACGGGGAAGGTCACGAAAATCAAGCTGCCGCTTCCGCTGCCCCAAGGTGTCTCCAACAACGCCGTGGGTGGCGACGTCTCCACGGTGCCTGAGCCAGAGACCTACCTGCTCATTTCCATAATCGGCGTCATGTTCCTGTACATGGGCTGGAAGCACTTCAGAAAGATGGCCCCCGAAAGGTGGAGATAA